The Toxorhynchites rutilus septentrionalis strain SRP chromosome 3, ASM2978413v1, whole genome shotgun sequence genome includes a region encoding these proteins:
- the LOC129773662 gene encoding uncharacterized protein LOC129773662 gives MFESGGFHLRKWASNCTAALAGVPILDIEVNTAIDLDDSTTIKALGMHWQPCSDEFKFVFHQPEISQHTKRIILSQIASLFDPLGLLAPVIVKAKLVMQKLWELRVDWDANPPGELTTYWHSFVQHLSVLNNFQVPRRVIGGCKPHRIYLHGYSDASERAIGACVYIRTIDEAGNLSSHLLCSKSKLAPIGNHRTTLPRLELCASVLLARLIANVQSIINVTIFEIHAWTDSQVVLAWLKGGASKWKTFVANRVAEITTHLPAINWDHINTQQNPADLISRGAIPEQLRDNSLWWNGPVWSPKSGHSQSTDSYVSSVTLQEAQQIGREQKTMSVSLIAAYQNSFLDNMMTRFYPDLLMLLRVTARLLRFRYYNSRENSRLLPYEIERALRIYVKHIQQLHFGSELLRLQQKREVSRHSSLNQLKPMLDECGLIRVGGRLQHSGLSYDVIHPILLPRQSILTFLILQYDHATHHHCGPQTLLAVSRRRFWIIRGASTTRKVYRQCIICAKAKPAPVFQQMGQLPSDRVQPHPPFSITGVDYAGPLDTVGRRARGAILNNFAASTS, from the exons ATGTTTGAATCAGGTGGTTTCCATTTACGAAAATGGGCGTCCAACTGTACAGCGGCTTTAGCTGGCGTACCCATATTAGACATCGAAGTGAACACAGCGATCGATCTTGACGACTCCACTACAATCAAAGCCCTCGGAATGCACTGGCAGCCGTGCAGCGATGAGTTCAAGTTCGTGTTTCATCAACCCGAGATCTCTCAGCACACAAAACGTATCATATTGTCTCAAATTGCCAGCCTGTTTGACCCACTAGGATTACTGGCCCCCGTCATTGTGAAGGCGAAGTTAGTGATGCAAAAATTGTGGGAGCTGAGGGTGGACTGGGATGCGAATCCCCCGGGTGAGTTGACAACTTATTGGCATTCTTTTGTGCAACATCTGTCGGTTCTCAATAATTTTCAGGTTCCCCGGAGAGTAATTGGCGGATGCAAGCCACACCGAATCTACCTGCACGGCTACAGTGATGCTTCCGAGAGGGCAATAGGCGCCTGCGTTTACATCCGGACCATTGATGAAGCCGGCAATTTATCTTCACACTTACTTTGTTCGAAGTCCAAACTTGCGCCTATCGGAAACCATCGAACAACACTCCCACGTTTGGAGCTTTGCGCGTCAGTGTTACTCGCTCGGCTTATTGCAAATGTTCAAAGTATCATCAATGTAACTATATTCGAAATACACGCCTGGACCGACTCACAAGTCGTTCTGGCGTGGCTGAAGGGTGGCGCCTCTAAGTGGAAAACCTTTGTTGCCAATCGGGTGGCGGAAATTACAACACATCTTCCAGCCATTAATTGGGATCACATCAACACTCAGCAGAATCCTGCTGATTTAATATCACGTGGAGCTATACCAGAGCAGCTTAGGGACAACTCACTCTGGTGGAATGGACCTGTCTGGAGTCCAAAATCGGGCCATTCTCAATCAACCGACTCCTATGTTTCATCTGTTACGCTTCAAGAAGCACAGCAAATCGGTCGAGAACAAAAAACAATGTCCGTTTCTCTTATCGCCGCGTATCAGAACTCTTTCCTCGACAACATGATGACCAGATTTTATCCAGACCTGCTAATGTTGTTGCGAGTTACTGCTCGTCTCCTCCGTTTCCGTTATTACAACTCCAGAGAAAATTCACGCTTGTTGCCCTATGAAATTGAACGCGCCTTGAGAATATACGTGAAGCATATTCAGCAACTACATTTTGGAAGCGAATTACTGCGTCTGCAACAGAAACGGGAAGTTTCTCGTCATAGCTCCCTAAATCAGCTCAAACCAATGCTGGATGAATGCGGTTTAATCAGGGTGGGCGGAAGGCTTCAGCATTCGGGTCTCAGTTATGACGTTATACACCCGATTTTGTTACCGCGACAATCAATTTTGACTTTCCTAATACTACAGTATGATCACGCTACACACCACCACTGCGGACCACAAACATTATTGGCGGTGTCAAGGAGACGATTTTGGATTATTCGCGGTGCCAGTACCACTAGAAAGGTATACCGTCAGTGCATCATTTGTGCTAAAGCCAAACCAGCTCCAGTGTTCCAGCAGATGGGTCAACTACCTTCTGATCGTGTTCAACCTCATCCACCTTTCTCAATTACCGGTGTCGATTACGCTGGTCCTCTCGACACCGTCGGGCGCCGAGCGCGTGGGGCGATT CTCAACAACTTCGCAGCATCTACAAGTTAA
- the LOC129777874 gene encoding zinc carboxypeptidase A 1-like → MALRGLVYYRGRSKMVLKAVVNGVIAVLWIGVICAGEVARYDNYRVYRLIAKSNDHLKTLHELQDSSDSYIFLEKGLKVGDGFNIVVAPHKLADFTEMLDVDGIKAEILDTNLQRSIDEEKYRMQSKRTKGIFDWNEYHELEEIHNWLDKLALNYEQVEVVEAGHSYENRTIKGVKVSYKSGNPGIFLEGGIHAREWISPATVTYILNELLTSQDPKVRNISENYDWYIFPNVNPDGYVYTHKKNRLWRKTRTPYSRACFGADPNRNWDFHWAEQGTSDRCNTETYGGPYAFSEVEMKSLSQYIESLKGKIQAYIAFHSYSQVLLYPYGHTIEHTPNHDDLTDIANATVTALAKRYGTKYYYGNTYEAIYPASGSSADWVYNTLGVRVAYTYELRPSPSSWNSGFILPSEQIVPTGEETLDSLVTLVEESAKRKYFEL, encoded by the coding sequence ATGGCCTTGCGCGGGTTAGTGTATTATCGAGGACGCAGTAAAATGGTTCTTAAGGCAGTAGTGAACGGAGTAATTGCAGTTCTGTGGATTGGCGTAATATGTGCGGGTGAAGTGGCAAGATATGACAATTACCGAGTTTATCGATTGATTGCCAAAAGCAATGATCATCTCAAAACGTTGCATGAGCTGCAAGATTCCAGTGATAGTTATATCTTCTTAGAAAAAGGCTTAAAAGTTGGCGATGGATTCAACATTGTTGTCGCTCCTCATAAACTGGCTGATTTCACCGAAATGCTGGATGTCGACGGAATCAAGGCTGAAATTCTCGACACGAATCTGCAACGTTCAATTGATGAGGAAAAATATCGAATGCAATCGAAACGTACCAAGGGAATCTTTGACTGGAACGAATATCACGAATTGGAAGAAATTCATAATTGGTTAGATAAGTTGGCTCTAAATTATGAACAAGTTGAAGTGGTTGAAGCAGGACATTCATATGAGAATCGTACAATCAAAGGAGTGAAAGTGTCGTATAAAAGTGGCAATCCAGGCATCTTTCTCGAAGGTGGAATACACGCCCGTGAATGGATCTCCCCGGCAACAGTGACATATATTCTGAATGAACTTCTCACCAGTCAAGATCCTAAAGTGAGAAATATTTCAGAAAATTACGATTGGTACATCTTCCCGAATGTTAACCCAGATGGTTATGTATATACCCACAAGAAGAACCGCTTGTGGCGTAAAACTCGGACTCCATATTCGCGAGCGTGTTTCGGCGCTGACCCTAATAGAAATTGGGACTTCCACTGGGCCGAGCAAGGGACGAGTGATCGATGCAACACGGAAACTTATGGAGGTCCGTACGCATTTTCGGAAGTGGAGATGAAGAGTTTATCGCAGTACATTGAATCTTTGAAAGGAAAAATACAGGCATACATTGCCTTCCATTCATACTCCCAGGTTCTTCTGTACCCCTACGGACACACTATCGAACACACCCCAAATCACGACGATTTGACTGACATCGCAAATGCAACTGTCACGGCACTGGCGAAACGATATGGAACCAAATATTACTACGGAAATACATACGAAGCCATCTATCCAGCGAGTGGATCGAGTGCAGATTGGGTTTACAATACTCTGGGAGTAAGAGTAGCTTACACTTATGAACTGCGTCCGAGTCCAAGCTCGTGGAACTCGGGTTTTATTCTACCATCTGAACAGATTGTCCCGACTGGAGAGGAGACACTTGACTCGCTCGTGACGCTGGTGGAAGAGTCGGCCAAGAGGAAATACTTTGAGCTTTAG